In Acaryochloris marina S15, a single genomic region encodes these proteins:
- a CDS encoding YdcF family protein → MFLFLSKLLPQLIYPVGLSTVLLLVAIATFWKRPKVAAISVGLALGILFFSANGWVGDGLLYALEHQYPPLKQNATADAIVVLGGCTRTAHSPRPWVEVSEAGDRVLYAAKLYQEGKAPKVVLAGGRIYWKGGGQAEALDMAELLKLMGVPESALLLEPDSLNTFENATNVKQVLEQNEIEGPLLLVTSAFHMPRSMAIFEKLGLPVIAAPTDFQVTEVNENAGFLGFVLRLLPDVEALNYTTKALKEWIGFSIYRLRGWA, encoded by the coding sequence ATGTTTCTATTTCTATCCAAGTTGCTCCCTCAACTGATCTATCCAGTGGGGTTGAGTACGGTGCTGTTATTGGTTGCGATCGCAACCTTTTGGAAACGTCCCAAAGTCGCTGCTATTTCCGTTGGCCTGGCCTTAGGCATTCTCTTCTTTTCTGCTAATGGTTGGGTGGGAGATGGTTTGCTGTATGCCTTAGAACATCAGTATCCACCGTTAAAACAGAATGCCACTGCCGATGCAATCGTTGTTCTGGGGGGATGTACTCGAACAGCTCATTCGCCTCGACCCTGGGTTGAAGTCTCTGAGGCCGGTGATCGGGTATTGTATGCTGCCAAGCTGTATCAAGAGGGCAAGGCCCCGAAAGTGGTTTTGGCAGGGGGACGCATTTATTGGAAAGGAGGCGGCCAGGCGGAAGCCTTAGATATGGCTGAGCTATTGAAGCTTATGGGAGTCCCAGAGTCTGCCCTATTGCTTGAGCCTGACTCCCTTAATACTTTTGAAAATGCCACCAATGTGAAACAAGTGCTGGAGCAGAATGAGATTGAGGGGCCTTTATTACTAGTGACCTCTGCGTTTCATATGCCCCGGTCGATGGCGATTTTTGAAAAATTAGGGTTACCTGTGATTGCGGCTCCAACAGATTTTCAGGTGACGGAAGTAAATGAGAATGCTGGGTTTTTAGGATTTGTGTTGCGGTTGCTGCCAGATGTTGAAGCCTTAAACTACACCACCAAGGCCCTGAAAGAATGGATTGGATTTTCGATTTACCGACTACGAGGCTGGGCTTGA
- a CDS encoding adenylate/guanylate cyclase domain-containing protein: MAEQIDILASYVPDIVVRRLLKDPTPIAKPQIDRFPAAVIFIDISGFTILTETLVKSGPDGLETLTAILNAYFGQIVDLILKYGGDVLKFAGDALLAVWPVQEADQTLQNQTLQACQCALVIQEFSQSYTATSDVSLALRIGIGAGDVAIAHVGGVYKRWEHAITGAPLGQIRLTQSLAKPGQVILSPEVLPLVQYQCIGSTIDNRCWHLTALSKVDLPAKVSPTELPADLAAGLKAYIPGAILDRLEAGQREWLSEYRLLTLLFINLPDLNANTVLEQSQRIMQTLQSSLYRFEGSINKISVDDKGATLVAALGMPPFAHEDDADRGVRAALEMQTKLKGLGWRCSIGITTGNVFCGIVGSSRRREYTVIGDIVNLAARLMQSAQDNILCDPTTYTAARRRLAFTALPPLNLKGIEQPIVVYQPLGALKQQQHSTRTLVGCQRERQHLLELAQILQFDQQGGTAILEGEAGIGKSQVVLNFLEWCQTQELPFVVGAGDAIEKFTPYFAWRPIFTQILQLEQLLAADRRQRILDLLADRADLIALTPLLNFISGLDFPETPITQQMKGQVRADNTRTVLLYLLQKGVDQAPHILVLEDAHWLDSASWALALAVHQQALPLLCIMATRPLAEPWPEDYTQLLETEQTKYLRLRGLTRRETQQFVSQQLEVAHLPQPVSEFVYAKAEGHPLFSEELAYSLRDNGFIHIEQEQCQLTVPDQRLEGLDLPNTLQGLITSRIDRLLPPQQLMLKVASVIGRNFRGDLLEAIYPLAADKERLPEHLDSLQRLELIVLDTPSPNLGYIFRHIMTQEVAYHLLVFSQRRELHRAIATWYEQTYTDDLATVYTLLAYHWQQAEITEKATHYLEQAGEQALQGGAYQEAVAFFSQVLALHTPKAQVPRMQLARWYRQLGEAHYGLGQLPESQHQLMQAITTLGHPIPKNEHIIAIKLAFQGLKQLWHRLQPHRRITPSPMRQAHILELTRSQICLGEVCYYTNAKTLGTYATLVGLNLAETVPPSSELSRIYANMCFATGVYQVHVLARQYGDLAEQIIQKIDVQLPCISWICLVVGAYKSGVGKWQSARHNIQRSIDACRQLQDWHVLAQAVAGIALIDHFQGRFSDAISLWEETQELGAQHGDIQSYAWGLMGQAEEWACLGNWSTATTCVEEVQAIFAEQPGLIADQIRFAGIASRVYLHNQDLHQAQQVIETAIQLLRESDPIAVHTHEGYVGIAESCIHLWTHNLQDAKQVRQACTSLQQFAQSFPITQPRASLWQGVWLWHQGKTAPAQKHWHQALQLATAMAMPYEQARIHQQWGQCLDPQDPEHRHHLDQAQQLVEQLGESPVSDTAPAIA; this comes from the coding sequence GTGGCCGAACAGATAGACATCCTGGCGAGTTACGTCCCAGATATTGTCGTGCGTCGGTTACTCAAAGATCCGACTCCCATCGCCAAACCCCAGATTGATCGTTTTCCCGCTGCCGTTATTTTTATCGATATCTCTGGATTCACCATCCTCACAGAGACCTTAGTCAAATCTGGACCTGATGGTTTAGAAACCCTCACCGCTATTTTGAACGCCTATTTTGGCCAAATCGTCGATTTGATTTTGAAGTATGGCGGTGACGTCCTCAAATTTGCGGGAGATGCACTGCTTGCAGTTTGGCCAGTGCAGGAAGCCGACCAGACTCTCCAAAACCAAACTCTCCAGGCCTGTCAATGTGCCCTAGTCATTCAAGAGTTTTCCCAGTCCTATACTGCGACGAGTGATGTATCCCTAGCCCTACGGATTGGCATTGGGGCAGGCGATGTTGCGATCGCACATGTGGGCGGTGTCTATAAACGCTGGGAACATGCGATCACAGGCGCTCCCTTGGGGCAAATTCGCTTAACCCAAAGTCTGGCCAAACCCGGACAAGTCATCCTCTCTCCTGAAGTTTTACCCCTAGTCCAATATCAATGTATCGGCTCCACGATAGATAACCGTTGCTGGCATCTAACCGCTTTGTCAAAAGTAGACCTGCCTGCCAAGGTTAGTCCAACAGAACTGCCCGCTGATTTAGCCGCAGGCCTAAAAGCCTATATTCCCGGCGCAATTCTAGATCGGTTAGAAGCAGGCCAACGGGAATGGTTATCGGAATATCGACTGCTTACCTTACTCTTTATTAACCTGCCCGACTTAAATGCCAATACCGTTCTAGAGCAGTCCCAGCGGATTATGCAGACGCTACAAAGTAGCCTCTATCGGTTTGAGGGTAGCATCAACAAAATTAGTGTCGATGACAAAGGAGCAACCCTGGTTGCTGCGTTAGGAATGCCCCCCTTCGCCCATGAAGATGACGCCGACCGAGGGGTGCGAGCCGCCCTAGAAATGCAGACCAAATTAAAGGGCTTGGGCTGGCGCTGTAGCATTGGCATCACCACAGGGAATGTATTCTGCGGCATCGTTGGCAGTTCCCGGCGGCGAGAATATACCGTGATTGGCGACATCGTTAATTTAGCAGCCCGCTTGATGCAGTCTGCTCAGGACAATATTCTCTGCGACCCCACCACCTATACAGCTGCCCGCCGTCGGCTAGCCTTCACCGCTTTACCTCCTTTAAACCTCAAAGGCATTGAACAACCCATCGTTGTCTACCAACCCTTGGGAGCTCTGAAGCAACAGCAGCATTCCACGCGAACGCTAGTCGGTTGCCAACGAGAACGCCAGCACTTACTGGAATTAGCCCAGATTTTGCAGTTTGATCAACAGGGGGGCACAGCCATTCTGGAGGGCGAAGCAGGTATTGGTAAATCTCAGGTTGTCCTCAATTTCCTAGAGTGGTGCCAAACCCAGGAGCTACCGTTTGTCGTCGGTGCAGGCGATGCCATTGAGAAATTCACTCCCTATTTTGCTTGGCGGCCCATCTTCACTCAAATTCTCCAGCTTGAACAGTTACTTGCAGCAGATAGGCGTCAACGCATTCTAGACCTGCTGGCGGATCGAGCCGATCTGATTGCTTTAACGCCCCTGCTCAATTTCATTTCTGGTCTCGACTTCCCCGAAACCCCGATCACTCAGCAAATGAAAGGCCAAGTTCGGGCCGACAATACCCGCACTGTGCTGCTGTATTTGCTGCAAAAGGGCGTGGATCAAGCCCCCCATATCCTGGTTCTCGAAGATGCCCACTGGCTCGACTCTGCATCTTGGGCCTTGGCCTTGGCCGTCCATCAACAGGCATTGCCTCTGCTCTGTATCATGGCCACCCGACCGTTGGCAGAACCCTGGCCGGAGGACTATACCCAACTTTTAGAAACGGAGCAAACCAAATATCTGCGGTTGCGAGGACTGACTCGCCGCGAAACCCAACAGTTTGTCAGTCAGCAGTTAGAAGTAGCGCATTTGCCTCAGCCTGTCTCAGAATTTGTATATGCCAAAGCAGAAGGCCATCCCCTATTTAGCGAAGAGTTGGCCTATAGTCTTCGAGATAATGGGTTCATCCACATCGAGCAGGAACAATGTCAACTCACAGTCCCCGATCAACGCCTGGAAGGTCTGGATCTACCTAACACCCTGCAAGGGTTAATCACCAGCCGGATTGATCGACTCCTGCCCCCCCAACAGTTAATGCTCAAAGTGGCCAGTGTGATTGGCCGTAATTTTCGGGGTGACTTACTGGAAGCCATTTATCCCCTAGCTGCAGACAAGGAACGCTTACCCGAACATCTGGACAGTTTGCAGCGATTAGAGCTGATTGTCCTCGATACTCCATCTCCCAACTTGGGATATATCTTTCGCCACATCATGACCCAAGAAGTGGCCTATCATCTGCTGGTGTTTTCCCAACGGCGGGAATTACATCGTGCGATCGCAACTTGGTATGAACAAACCTACACCGATGATTTAGCCACCGTCTATACCCTCCTGGCCTACCACTGGCAACAAGCCGAAATCACAGAAAAAGCCACCCATTATTTAGAACAAGCCGGTGAACAAGCCCTCCAAGGGGGCGCCTACCAAGAAGCCGTCGCCTTCTTCTCTCAAGTACTGGCATTACATACTCCTAAGGCCCAGGTCCCACGGATGCAGCTCGCCCGGTGGTATCGCCAATTAGGAGAGGCCCATTACGGCCTGGGCCAATTGCCAGAGAGTCAACACCAGCTGATGCAGGCCATTACCACCCTCGGTCATCCCATCCCCAAAAATGAGCACATCATTGCGATTAAACTGGCCTTCCAGGGGTTGAAGCAGCTCTGGCACCGCCTACAGCCGCACCGTCGAATTACCCCATCCCCTATGCGCCAAGCCCATATTTTGGAGCTGACGCGATCGCAAATTTGCCTGGGGGAAGTCTGCTACTACACCAACGCCAAAACCCTAGGCACCTATGCCACCCTCGTCGGTCTCAACCTGGCGGAAACCGTCCCTCCTTCTTCTGAGCTATCTCGCATCTATGCCAACATGTGTTTTGCGACGGGGGTTTATCAAGTCCATGTTTTAGCCCGGCAATACGGCGACTTGGCAGAACAAATCATCCAAAAAATAGACGTCCAGTTACCCTGCATTAGCTGGATTTGTTTGGTGGTAGGGGCCTATAAAAGCGGCGTAGGCAAATGGCAATCCGCCCGGCACAATATTCAGCGCTCGATTGATGCCTGTCGCCAACTGCAAGATTGGCATGTCCTGGCCCAAGCAGTTGCTGGCATTGCCTTAATCGATCATTTTCAAGGCCGATTCTCAGATGCGATCTCACTTTGGGAAGAGACCCAGGAGTTAGGGGCACAGCATGGCGATATTCAATCCTATGCCTGGGGCTTGATGGGCCAGGCGGAAGAATGGGCCTGCCTAGGCAACTGGTCTACCGCCACCACCTGCGTTGAGGAAGTCCAAGCCATCTTTGCCGAACAACCAGGCCTGATCGCCGACCAAATTCGGTTTGCAGGTATTGCCAGTCGCGTCTATCTCCATAACCAAGACTTGCACCAAGCCCAGCAGGTGATAGAAACGGCCATTCAACTGCTGAGAGAATCAGATCCCATTGCCGTCCATACCCACGAAGGCTACGTTGGTATTGCCGAAAGCTGCATCCATCTATGGACCCATAACCTGCAAGATGCCAAACAGGTGCGTCAAGCCTGCACATCTCTGCAGCAATTCGCCCAGTCTTTTCCCATAACCCAACCTCGGGCCTCGCTCTGGCAAGGGGTGTGGCTCTGGCACCAGGGCAAAACCGCTCCAGCCCAAAAGCATTGGCATCAAGCTCTACAGCTCGCAACCGCCATGGCCATGCCCTACGAACAAGCCCGCATTCATCAGCAATGGGGACAGTGCCTCGACCCTCAAGATCCCGAACATCGGCACCATCTAGATCAGGCTCAACAGTTGGTGGAGCAGCTCGGCGAGTCACCCGTAAGTGATACGGCCCCTGCGATCGCATAA
- a CDS encoding GNAT family N-acetyltransferase, whose product MNFDTRPYQLDDLLYLREIYLASRTVAFTWESPQGYQLGDFDRTTEDELIWVAIVGDRPVGYISWWAPQNFVHHLFVDPHFTRRGIGSALLQSCLAQVDRPVSLKCVQRNTAAIAFYVSQGWRIASTGHSPEGAYYRMVFDQD is encoded by the coding sequence ATGAACTTTGATACGCGTCCCTATCAACTGGATGATCTGCTGTATCTTCGGGAAATTTACCTGGCATCTCGAACTGTTGCCTTTACCTGGGAGTCTCCCCAAGGATATCAGCTGGGAGATTTTGATCGGACGACGGAGGATGAATTGATTTGGGTGGCGATTGTGGGAGATCGCCCGGTGGGGTACATTTCCTGGTGGGCACCGCAAAACTTTGTCCATCATCTGTTTGTTGATCCGCACTTCACCCGCAGGGGAATCGGCAGTGCTCTGTTACAAAGTTGTCTGGCCCAGGTGGATAGACCCGTTTCTTTGAAATGTGTACAGCGCAATACGGCTGCGATCGCATTCTATGTATCCCAAGGATGGCGCATTGCCTCCACGGGCCACTCTCCAGAAGGAGCCTATTACCGGATGGTGTTTGATCAGGACTAG
- a CDS encoding ATP-grasp domain-containing protein, translating to MPTLLLTPRYTEDAQALWRAAIELGWDVERITRWDVPAHLLDVEEPVFYLEALMAPLLAEQFQRRLLEPPIDWLPNLPEQYRQRSVRLSTLEQARQIETAAFVKPPNDKSFPARVYTGPELPEGYPDETPVLISEIVTWEKEFRCFILNRTLKTFSVYLREGELQRDNHFAHTPEEEEALLEFVGEILADETIDLPQAAVVDVGVICNCGWAVVEQNAAWGAGIYGCKPTQVLEVLRYAAVSA from the coding sequence ATGCCAACACTCCTACTGACACCCCGTTATACAGAAGATGCTCAGGCCTTATGGCGAGCAGCGATTGAGCTGGGTTGGGATGTAGAGCGGATCACTCGTTGGGATGTCCCTGCACATCTGCTGGATGTTGAAGAGCCTGTGTTCTATTTGGAGGCTTTGATGGCACCACTGCTGGCTGAGCAATTTCAACGTCGTCTGCTAGAGCCGCCCATCGACTGGTTGCCAAACCTACCGGAGCAATATCGCCAGCGTTCGGTTCGTTTGAGTACTTTGGAGCAGGCTAGACAAATCGAGACGGCTGCTTTTGTCAAACCCCCCAACGATAAGAGTTTTCCTGCACGGGTGTATACCGGGCCAGAACTACCAGAGGGATATCCTGATGAAACTCCCGTTTTGATTTCTGAGATTGTGACGTGGGAGAAGGAGTTTCGCTGCTTTATTCTGAATCGGACGTTGAAAACCTTCTCGGTTTACCTCCGTGAGGGTGAGCTGCAGCGGGATAATCACTTTGCCCATACTCCTGAGGAAGAAGAAGCACTGCTCGAATTTGTTGGCGAAATTTTAGCGGATGAGACGATTGATCTGCCTCAAGCAGCTGTGGTTGATGTGGGTGTGATTTGCAATTGTGGTTGGGCAGTGGTCGAACAAAATGCAGCCTGGGGGGCTGGAATCTATGGGTGTAAACCGACTCAGGTTTTGGAAGTTTTGAGATATGCTGCAGTATCCGCTTAA